The following are from one region of the Roseobacter fucihabitans genome:
- a CDS encoding PQQ-dependent catabolism-associated CXXCW motif protein — protein MIRFLLVAAFLALPLAGGAQTVPEPGDYRMDHYRDAVPESLVGATLLGPEGAYDLWRTGDAAFIDVLPQPPKPANLPEGTIWRDKPRNSIPGAIWLPNVGYGAIADVTAEYFRAGLEKVTQGDPAHPVVIFCLEDCWMSWNAAKRAIEWGYSNVYWMPEGTDGWTLWDYPLERITPMEGQPQTQ, from the coding sequence TTGATACGGTTCCTGTTGGTGGCTGCGTTTTTGGCGCTGCCGCTGGCGGGAGGCGCGCAAACGGTTCCCGAACCTGGCGATTACCGAATGGATCATTACCGCGATGCCGTCCCCGAAAGCCTGGTGGGTGCCACGTTGCTCGGCCCCGAAGGTGCCTATGACCTCTGGCGCACGGGCGATGCCGCCTTCATCGACGTGCTGCCCCAACCGCCCAAACCCGCGAACCTGCCTGAGGGTACGATCTGGCGAGATAAACCGCGCAACTCGATCCCCGGTGCGATCTGGCTGCCCAATGTCGGCTATGGTGCAATTGCGGATGTGACAGCGGAGTATTTCCGCGCGGGTTTGGAAAAGGTCACGCAGGGTGATCCGGCGCATCCGGTGGTGATTTTTTGCCTGGAGGATTGCTGGATGAGCTGGAATGCCGCCAAACGCGCCATCGAATGGGGATATTCAAACGTTTATTGGATGCCCGAAGGCACCGATGGCTGGACGCTATGGGATTATCCGCTGGAACGGATCACGCCGATGGAGGGTCAACCCCAAACGCAATAG
- a CDS encoding substrate-binding domain-containing protein, whose translation MPAWADRIRNLLIPLVMGFSLAGSLGAQTSDLVSNNAFRVCADPANFPMSDREETGFENRLAELVGAKLDLPVQYAWYPMATGFVRNTLNAKLCDVIIGYAQGHELVLNTNHYFTSVYTLIVAADGDLAGVQSLSDPALKGRRIGIIAGTPPSAHLARNGLIGKAKAYNLVVDRRHESPAGDMLSDLAAGDIDAAILWGPLGGPLVKTGYPGLKVIPLIKEELPPRLFFRITMGVRQGEKVWQRELNSLIRRNQDEINALLVDAGVPLVTDLGTEVMEISN comes from the coding sequence ATGCCTGCATGGGCTGATAGAATTCGAAACCTGCTGATACCCCTGGTCATGGGGTTCTCCCTCGCGGGGTCGCTCGGTGCACAGACCTCCGATCTTGTGTCCAACAACGCCTTTCGTGTCTGTGCGGACCCCGCGAATTTTCCAATGTCGGACCGGGAAGAGACTGGTTTCGAAAACCGTCTGGCTGAGCTTGTGGGTGCCAAGCTGGACTTGCCGGTGCAATATGCCTGGTATCCGATGGCCACGGGTTTTGTGCGCAATACGCTGAATGCAAAGCTTTGTGACGTGATCATAGGCTATGCGCAGGGGCATGAGCTGGTGCTCAATACCAACCATTATTTTACCTCCGTTTATACGCTGATCGTGGCCGCGGACGGGGATCTTGCGGGTGTTCAATCGCTCTCCGATCCCGCGCTCAAGGGCCGTCGTATCGGCATCATCGCGGGTACGCCGCCGTCGGCGCATCTGGCGCGTAACGGGCTGATCGGCAAGGCCAAGGCCTACAACCTGGTGGTGGATCGGCGTCACGAAAGCCCTGCGGGGGATATGCTGAGCGATCTTGCAGCGGGCGATATTGATGCGGCCATCCTGTGGGGGCCGCTTGGTGGGCCGCTGGTCAAGACCGGGTATCCGGGTCTCAAGGTGATCCCTTTGATCAAGGAGGAACTGCCGCCCCGGCTGTTCTTCCGCATCACCATGGGGGTACGGCAGGGAGAGAAGGTCTGGCAGCGCGAACTCAACTCGCTCATCCGGCGCAATCAGGATGAGATCAACGCGCTTCTGGTCGATGCCGGGGTGCCGTTGGTCACGGACCTCGGGACGGAAGTGATGGAGATTTCAAATTGA
- a CDS encoding c-type cytochrome, methanol metabolism-related → MKTIQWIVAMCLAASLPMSASAEDKPDPSVYEVAYSEDGRYYNADDVPTFNITEDGTVDWMTFSGFRRYHAECHVCHGPDGEGSTYAPAVKNAAVDLGYDGFVDVVVNGRQNGNSVMPHFGENRNVMCFLDDIYVYLKARGTDSVPRGRPANKEAKSDVIREDENACMG, encoded by the coding sequence ATGAAAACCATACAATGGATCGTCGCGATGTGTCTGGCTGCCAGCCTGCCGATGAGCGCCAGCGCGGAAGACAAGCCAGACCCGAGCGTCTATGAGGTCGCTTACAGCGAGGATGGCCGGTATTATAATGCCGATGACGTCCCGACGTTCAATATCACCGAAGACGGCACCGTGGATTGGATGACCTTTTCCGGCTTTCGCCGCTATCACGCGGAATGCCATGTCTGTCACGGCCCGGATGGTGAGGGGTCGACCTATGCGCCCGCGGTCAAGAATGCCGCTGTCGATCTTGGATATGACGGCTTTGTCGATGTGGTCGTGAATGGCCGTCAAAACGGCAATTCGGTGATGCCCCATTTTGGTGAAAACCGGAATGTGATGTGCTTTCTGGATGACATCTATGTTTACCTGAAAGCGCGCGGCACTGATTCTGTGCCACGTGGACGCCCTGCGAATAAAGAGGCGAAATCTGATGTTATCCGAGAGGATGAAAATGCCTGCATGGGCTGA
- a CDS encoding methanol/ethanol family PQQ-dependent dehydrogenase: MRKLKLLTSGIALCAASMAYANDDLIQQMDNANQWAIQTGDYKNQRYSELDQINAENVGDLQVAWTFSTGVLRGHEGSPLVIGDTMYVHTPFPNIVYALDLANEGKILWKYEPKQNPDVIPVMCCDTVNRGVAYAEGKIFLHQADTKLVALDAETGAVVWEAQNGDPTIGETNTATVLPVKDKIIVGISGGEFGVRGHTTAYDMNTGEQVWRAYSLGPDEEMLVDPEKTTHLGTPIGANSSLDSWEGDQWMIGGGTTWGWFSADMEENLFYYGTGNPSTWNPAQRPGDNRWTMTVMARDIDTGVAKWFYQMTPHDEWDYDGVNENILSEQMMDGEERKLLTRFDRNGLAYTMDRVTGELLVAEKFDPVVNWTSGVDMDPESPTYGRPAVVAQYSTAQNGEDVNSTGICPAALGTKDQQPAAYSPKTDMFYVPTNHVCMDYEPFRVSYTAGQPYVGATLSMYPAPESHGGMGNFIAWDNISGEIKWSIPEKFSVWSGALATAGDVVFYGTLEGHLKAVSAETGEELYRFKTPSGIIGNVMTYVSDGKQYVGILSGVGGWAGIGLAAGLTNPNDGLGAVGGYAALSDYTALGGQLTVFALPN; encoded by the coding sequence ATGAGAAAGCTCAAGCTTTTGACGTCCGGGATCGCTCTTTGCGCTGCCAGCATGGCCTATGCAAACGACGATCTCATTCAACAAATGGATAACGCCAACCAATGGGCGATCCAGACCGGCGACTATAAGAACCAGCGGTATTCCGAACTCGATCAGATCAACGCTGAAAACGTGGGCGATCTTCAGGTCGCATGGACATTCTCGACGGGTGTTCTGCGCGGCCATGAGGGCTCGCCACTGGTGATCGGCGACACGATGTATGTCCATACGCCGTTCCCTAACATCGTTTATGCGCTAGATCTGGCCAATGAAGGCAAGATCCTGTGGAAATACGAGCCCAAGCAGAATCCGGACGTTATTCCGGTGATGTGCTGTGATACGGTCAACCGCGGTGTCGCCTATGCGGAAGGCAAGATTTTCCTGCATCAGGCCGATACTAAGCTGGTGGCGCTTGACGCTGAAACAGGTGCCGTGGTCTGGGAAGCCCAGAACGGGGATCCAACCATCGGTGAGACCAACACGGCAACGGTTTTGCCGGTCAAAGACAAAATCATCGTCGGCATCTCGGGTGGCGAGTTCGGTGTCCGCGGCCATACAACGGCCTATGACATGAACACCGGTGAGCAAGTCTGGCGGGCCTATTCGCTGGGCCCAGATGAAGAAATGCTGGTCGATCCTGAAAAGACCACGCACTTGGGCACACCGATTGGCGCGAATTCCAGCCTGGACAGCTGGGAAGGCGATCAATGGATGATCGGTGGCGGGACGACATGGGGCTGGTTTTCGGCCGATATGGAAGAGAACCTGTTCTATTATGGAACCGGGAACCCTTCCACATGGAACCCGGCGCAGCGTCCAGGTGACAACCGCTGGACCATGACGGTCATGGCGCGCGACATCGACACAGGCGTGGCGAAATGGTTCTATCAGATGACCCCGCATGACGAGTGGGATTATGATGGTGTGAACGAAAACATCCTGTCCGAGCAGATGATGGACGGTGAAGAGCGCAAGTTGCTGACGCGCTTTGATCGCAATGGTCTGGCCTATACAATGGACCGTGTGACAGGTGAGCTTCTGGTTGCTGAGAAGTTCGACCCGGTAGTGAACTGGACCTCCGGCGTGGACATGGACCCCGAAAGCCCAACCTATGGGCGTCCGGCAGTTGTGGCCCAATATTCCACAGCGCAGAACGGGGAAGATGTGAACTCCACCGGTATCTGTCCTGCGGCTTTAGGCACCAAAGACCAACAGCCAGCTGCCTATTCGCCGAAAACGGATATGTTCTATGTGCCGACAAACCACGTCTGCATGGATTATGAGCCTTTCCGCGTGTCCTACACGGCTGGTCAGCCTTATGTAGGTGCGACCCTGTCGATGTATCCAGCCCCGGAAAGCCACGGCGGCATGGGTAACTTCATCGCCTGGGACAATATTTCGGGCGAGATCAAATGGTCCATCCCCGAGAAGTTCTCGGTCTGGTCCGGTGCTTTGGCAACAGCGGGTGACGTTGTTTTCTACGGCACACTTGAAGGCCATCTGAAAGCGGTCAGCGCGGAAACCGGTGAGGAGCTTTACCGCTTCAAGACACCATCGGGCATCATCGGCAACGTGATGACCTATGTCTCCGACGGCAAGCAATATGTCGGCATTCTGTCCGGTGTGGGCGGTTGGGCCGGTATTGGTCTTGCGGCTGGTCTGACCAATCCCAACGATGGTCTGGGCGCTGTGGGTGGCTATGCGGCCTTGAGCGATTATACAGCACTTGGGGGTCAATTGACCGTCTTCGCCCTGCCGAATTGA
- a CDS encoding cytochrome c family protein yields MIRTLTKALCLTALPMMAAADGHISGDAAAGEKVFRKCKACHAVGEGAENKVGPALNGVIDRAVASGADFKYSDTLLALGAEGKTWSPETLAAFLEKPRSYAKGTKMSFAGLRKEDDRTNVIAYLATFPAEGS; encoded by the coding sequence ATGATCAGGACTTTAACGAAAGCTCTCTGTTTGACAGCATTGCCCATGATGGCGGCGGCGGATGGCCACATCAGCGGTGACGCGGCAGCTGGCGAGAAAGTTTTCCGCAAATGCAAAGCCTGTCATGCCGTGGGAGAGGGGGCCGAGAACAAGGTTGGTCCGGCATTAAATGGCGTCATCGATCGCGCGGTCGCCTCGGGAGCCGACTTCAAATACTCCGATACGTTGCTGGCTCTGGGCGCGGAGGGCAAGACGTGGAGCCCCGAGACGCTGGCCGCATTCCTTGAAAAACCGCGCAGCTATGCGAAGGGCACCAAGATGTCCTTTGCCGGGCTGCGCAAGGAAGACGATCGCACGAATGTGATCGCATATCTTGCGACCTTCCCAGCGGAAGGCTCGTAG
- the fghA gene encoding S-formylglutathione hydrolase, which translates to MELVSDNRSFGGRQKVFKHPSNTCGCEMTFAAYLPPQAERGPVPVLWYLSGLTCTHENAMTKGGFQEHASEHGLAVIFPDTSPRGAGVKDDEAYDLGQGAGFYLNATRNPWKTHYRMYDYIVSELRSIVMDNLPVQDKHGITGHSMGGHGAITIAVRNATLFDSLSAFAPIANPTKSDWGRKQLSAYLGDDESSWAEHDATLLLEEHGWKGDLLVDQGSGDQFLDLLKPEALADVMARRRQPGQVRMQEGYDHSYFFVNSFARDHVRWHAARLN; encoded by the coding sequence ATGGAGCTGGTGTCGGACAATCGTAGTTTTGGAGGGCGCCAGAAGGTCTTCAAACACCCGTCCAACACCTGTGGTTGTGAAATGACATTTGCGGCCTATTTACCACCCCAGGCCGAGCGCGGGCCGGTGCCGGTGCTGTGGTATCTGAGCGGGCTGACCTGCACGCATGAAAACGCCATGACCAAGGGTGGGTTTCAGGAACATGCCTCCGAGCACGGGTTGGCCGTGATCTTTCCCGATACATCGCCGCGCGGCGCAGGGGTCAAGGATGACGAGGCGTATGATCTGGGGCAGGGTGCGGGGTTTTACCTCAACGCCACACGCAACCCTTGGAAAACCCATTACCGGATGTATGATTACATCGTCAGCGAATTGCGCTCGATCGTGATGGACAACCTGCCGGTGCAGGACAAACACGGGATTACCGGCCATTCGATGGGCGGGCATGGTGCGATTACAATCGCAGTGCGCAATGCGACCCTGTTTGATTCCCTGTCGGCCTTCGCGCCGATCGCCAATCCGACCAAATCGGATTGGGGGCGCAAGCAGTTAAGTGCATATTTAGGGGACGATGAAAGCAGTTGGGCAGAACATGATGCCACGCTCCTGCTGGAGGAGCACGGCTGGAAGGGTGATCTGCTCGTGGATCAGGGGTCGGGGGATCAATTCCTCGATCTGCTGAAGCCCGAAGCGCTGGCGGATGTGATGGCACGGCGTCGCCAGCCCGGACAGGTGCGCATGCAGGAGGGGTATGATCATTCGTATTTCTTTGTGAATAGTTTTGCGCGTGATCACGTCAGATGGCACGCGGCTCGGTTGAATTGA
- a CDS encoding S-(hydroxymethyl)glutathione dehydrogenase/class III alcohol dehydrogenase, with translation MKTRAAVAVSAGQPLEIMEVNLEGPRAGEVLVEIKATGLCHTDEFTRSGDDPEGIFPAILGHEGAGVVIEIGEGVTSLEVGDHVIPLYTPECRECDYCLNPKTNLCQSIRSTQGQGLLPDGSTRFSMLDGTPIHHYMGCSTFANHTVVPEIALAKVRKDAPFDKICYIGCGVTTGIGAVINTAKVEIGSTAAVFGLGGIGLNVIQGLRLAGADQIIGVDLNDAKIEMATHFGMTDFVNPSKVEGDLVAHLVELSGGGCDYTFDATGNVGVMRTALEAAHKGWGESIIIGVAPAGAEISTRPFQLVTGRSWRGTAFGGASGRTDVPKIVDWYMDGKIEIDPMITHKLTLDEINHGFDLMHKGESIRAVVEF, from the coding sequence ATGAAGACCCGTGCTGCTGTTGCTGTTTCTGCTGGCCAGCCATTGGAGATCATGGAGGTGAACCTTGAAGGTCCGCGTGCGGGCGAGGTTCTGGTGGAGATCAAGGCCACGGGTCTGTGCCATACGGATGAATTCACGCGTTCGGGCGATGATCCTGAGGGGATTTTCCCGGCCATTCTGGGCCATGAGGGCGCGGGCGTGGTGATCGAGATCGGCGAAGGCGTCACCAGCCTGGAGGTGGGCGATCACGTGATCCCGCTTTATACGCCGGAATGTCGCGAGTGTGACTATTGCCTGAACCCCAAAACCAACCTCTGCCAGTCGATCCGCAGCACGCAGGGTCAGGGGCTGTTGCCCGATGGCTCCACGCGGTTTTCGATGCTGGATGGCACGCCGATCCACCATTACATGGGCTGCTCGACCTTCGCCAATCACACGGTTGTGCCCGAAATCGCGCTGGCCAAAGTGCGCAAGGACGCGCCTTTTGACAAGATTTGCTACATCGGCTGCGGCGTGACCACGGGCATCGGGGCGGTGATTAACACGGCAAAGGTTGAGATTGGGTCAACGGCGGCTGTTTTCGGGCTGGGCGGCATCGGGTTGAACGTGATCCAGGGTCTGCGGCTGGCGGGCGCGGATCAGATCATCGGCGTGGATCTCAACGATGCCAAGATCGAGATGGCGACGCATTTCGGCATGACCGATTTCGTGAACCCGTCCAAGGTGGAGGGCGATCTGGTCGCGCATCTGGTCGAACTCTCGGGCGGGGGCTGTGATTATACGTTCGACGCAACCGGCAATGTGGGTGTGATGCGCACGGCTTTGGAGGCCGCGCATAAGGGCTGGGGCGAGAGCATCATCATCGGCGTGGCCCCGGCGGGGGCGGAGATTTCGACGCGTCCCTTCCAGCTGGTGACCGGGCGCAGCTGGCGCGGCACGGCGTTTGGCGGGGCATCGGGGCGCACGGATGTGCCCAAGATTGTCGATTGGTACATGGACGGCAAGATCGAGATCGACCCGATGATCACGCATAAGCTGACGCTCGATGAGATCAACCACGGGTTTGATCTGATGCATAAGGGCGAGAGCATCCGGGCCGTGGTGGAGTTTTAG
- a CDS encoding quinoprotein relay system zinc metallohydrolase 2 — MFEAIVALCIDLSEGPCRDHLLPGYEGETLAACAASLSARAPDLSVFNGLVAQGPPSCHAVGEALDVTEVAPGVFVHRGAIAEPDAQNRGDVTNLGFVIGKTSVAVVDTGTARWMGEALWRAIRQRTDKPVTHVIITHMHLDHALGGGPFVEAGAEVIGHANLSRALSDRQANYLESLARLVGEGAMLGTRVVAVDIAVEQSAAIDLGGRKLTLRAWPAAHTGSDLTVLDAQTGTLFAGDLVFERHTPALDGRLRGWRAVLGDLQQMDIARVVPGHGGPSLDWPLGGASMARYLEVLESDTRAAIAQGQRLGDAVEEIAQSEAPHWELFEAYNPRNATVAFTELEWE; from the coding sequence ATGTTCGAAGCCATTGTCGCCTTATGCATCGACCTGTCGGAGGGGCCGTGCCGGGATCATCTGCTGCCGGGATATGAGGGCGAAACGCTTGCTGCCTGTGCCGCGTCTCTTTCCGCGCGCGCGCCTGATTTATCGGTCTTCAATGGGCTCGTCGCACAAGGCCCGCCGTCCTGTCATGCGGTGGGGGAGGCTTTGGATGTCACCGAGGTCGCACCGGGTGTTTTTGTGCATAGGGGCGCGATTGCGGAGCCGGATGCGCAGAACCGGGGTGATGTTACGAACCTGGGGTTTGTCATCGGAAAGACAAGCGTTGCGGTGGTGGATACCGGCACCGCGCGCTGGATGGGTGAAGCGTTATGGCGCGCCATACGTCAGCGTACGGATAAACCCGTGACCCATGTGATCATCACCCATATGCACCTGGATCACGCTTTGGGCGGTGGTCCGTTTGTGGAGGCGGGTGCAGAGGTGATCGGCCATGCCAATCTGTCACGCGCGCTTTCGGACCGGCAGGCGAATTATCTGGAGAGCCTCGCGCGTCTGGTCGGGGAGGGCGCGATGCTCGGCACGCGCGTGGTGGCGGTGGATATCGCGGTTGAGCAGAGTGCAGCGATCGATTTGGGGGGGCGCAAATTGACGTTACGCGCCTGGCCTGCGGCGCATACCGGGTCTGATCTGACCGTGCTGGATGCGCAGACAGGGACGCTGTTTGCGGGCGATCTGGTGTTTGAACGCCATACCCCGGCGCTGGATGGGCGCTTGCGGGGCTGGCGCGCTGTGTTGGGGGATTTGCAACAGATGGACATCGCGCGCGTGGTGCCGGGACATGGCGGCCCGTCGCTGGATTGGCCGCTCGGGGGCGCGTCGATGGCGCGTTATCTGGAAGTGTTGGAGAGCGATACGCGCGCCGCGATTGCGCAAGGTCAGCGGTTGGGGGACGCGGTGGAGGAGATCGCGCAGAGCGAGGCACCACATTGGGAATTGTTCGAGGCCTATAACCCGCGCAATGCCACCGTCGCCTTTACCGAATTGGAGTGGGAATAG
- a CDS encoding quinoprotein dehydrogenase-associated SoxYZ-like carrier — protein sequence MTFKLVHAAALAMLICGPAGATETLKNPLAESETWNDLRGDVVGDADIASAQGVLSIDAPYRAHDAATVPIVLKQTDPSTVITAATVVVDENPAPVAAVFAFGPAMGQLDFELRVRVNQYSNVRVIAETPDGLHMTGRFVKASGGCSAPASKDPELALADMGKMKLRMFESTAQMSTPRAEAQIMIRHPNYSGLQRDQITQLFIPAHFIDHIEVWQGAELLFTMDGGISISENPVFRFGYNDNGATALTIKATDTDGNTFESTLPKAVSG from the coding sequence ATGACGTTCAAGCTTGTTCACGCAGCCGCCCTTGCGATGCTGATATGTGGTCCCGCAGGGGCAACGGAGACGCTCAAGAATCCGCTCGCCGAAAGCGAAACATGGAACGATCTGCGCGGTGATGTGGTCGGTGACGCCGATATCGCCTCAGCGCAAGGAGTGCTGAGCATCGACGCGCCCTACCGCGCGCATGACGCCGCCACGGTCCCGATTGTGCTGAAGCAAACGGACCCTTCCACGGTGATCACAGCAGCCACCGTTGTGGTGGATGAAAACCCCGCCCCGGTCGCGGCGGTCTTTGCCTTTGGCCCGGCCATGGGCCAGCTTGATTTCGAGCTGCGCGTACGGGTGAACCAATATTCCAACGTGCGCGTCATCGCCGAAACGCCCGACGGGCTGCATATGACCGGGCGCTTCGTCAAGGCGTCGGGGGGCTGTTCGGCACCTGCCTCCAAGGACCCGGAGCTGGCACTGGCCGATATGGGCAAGATGAAGCTGCGCATGTTCGAGAGCACCGCGCAGATGTCCACCCCGCGGGCCGAGGCGCAGATCATGATCCGTCACCCCAACTATTCCGGGCTACAGCGTGATCAGATCACGCAGCTTTTCATCCCCGCGCATTTTATCGACCATATTGAGGTCTGGCAGGGTGCTGAGTTGCTTTTTACCATGGACGGCGGCATTTCGATCTCTGAAAATCCAGTGTTTCGTTTTGGTTATAACGACAATGGCGCGACGGCGCTGACCATCAAGGCGACGGATACCGACGGCAATACCTTCGAAAGCACCCTGCCCAAAGCCGTCAGCGGCTAG
- a CDS encoding PAS-domain containing protein, translating into MIDPDDPPAVQVAKQAKIIDALIRRASRQKDVGPSAYRAFQSAIDLQQKVAAQTLELESARLERERTRRTLAEALASMEEGLALFSDGSLNICNGLFKGLLPDISEQIKPGLQLAEYFSLMQNSTHLVSTDRQLPNVQWALENGGTAGSVVSLVAEVSRDRWYQMSAQQTSPENTVLLLTEITALVRNNRREKEHLIDRQADYLQAVFQNMTAGVCTFSASGEVMMQNGRFREILGVPLTVVQPGTSLKELLEFMRVRALIADDAWLRVDGWRDELRKNGSLTTRVSHGVDRVLDVQANALPDGGFLVELKDVTLETRSTELLENRVMERTAELTRANASLTEQYDEKARVEEELRVAKERAEAAVSSKTRFLAAASHDLLQPINAAKLLISSLEETTRETRFRPIVKRLEGAFASAEYLLHSLLDISRLESADPDAVTATDVSLKPLMEGVRADQALLAAQKFVALDVVPCSLIVRSDPVYLWRSIQNLVVNAIQYTDTGGRVLLGCRRKGARVVLEVWDTGIGIAAKDQSRIFDEFTRADNVPIGSGVGLGLSVVDRACRLLDHRLQVRSKPGHGSVFSIEMDVVDATTASPAPQGPVEDRFTGSLEYIILVIENDVDVLYGATQRLELWGASVLPARSTREAMQHIADMGMAPDIILADYQLDGGETGVEATQAVRTATGTQVPAILITADRSEMVRRLGVDNDMSILTKPADLTRLRPLIDWKIRVGG; encoded by the coding sequence ATGATTGATCCCGACGACCCGCCCGCCGTTCAGGTTGCCAAACAGGCCAAGATCATTGATGCGCTGATCCGTCGCGCCAGCCGTCAGAAGGACGTGGGGCCATCAGCCTACCGCGCATTTCAATCCGCGATTGACCTGCAACAGAAGGTGGCCGCGCAGACTTTGGAGCTGGAAAGCGCGCGGTTGGAACGCGAGCGGACGCGGCGGACATTGGCGGAGGCTCTGGCCTCGATGGAAGAGGGGTTGGCGCTGTTTTCGGACGGCAGCCTGAACATCTGCAACGGGTTGTTCAAAGGGTTGCTGCCCGATATTTCAGAGCAGATCAAACCGGGTCTGCAGCTTGCGGAGTATTTCAGCCTGATGCAGAACAGCACGCATCTGGTCTCCACCGACCGGCAGTTGCCTAATGTGCAATGGGCGCTGGAAAACGGCGGGACCGCGGGATCGGTGGTGTCGCTGGTGGCCGAAGTGTCGCGCGATCGCTGGTATCAGATGAGTGCGCAGCAGACATCGCCCGAAAACACCGTGCTGTTGTTGACGGAAATCACCGCCCTTGTGCGCAATAACCGGCGCGAAAAAGAGCATCTGATTGACCGGCAGGCCGATTATTTGCAAGCGGTGTTTCAGAACATGACGGCGGGGGTCTGCACCTTTTCGGCCAGCGGCGAGGTCATGATGCAGAACGGCCGGTTCCGCGAAATCCTCGGCGTGCCGCTGACCGTGGTGCAGCCGGGCACTTCGCTCAAGGAACTGCTCGAGTTCATGCGCGTGCGCGCTCTGATTGCGGATGATGCGTGGCTGCGCGTGGACGGCTGGCGCGATGAGTTGCGCAAGAACGGCTCCCTGACCACGCGGGTGTCGCATGGCGTGGACCGGGTGCTGGATGTGCAGGCCAACGCCCTGCCCGATGGTGGGTTTCTGGTGGAACTCAAGGACGTCACGCTGGAGACACGTTCCACCGAATTGCTGGAAAATCGGGTGATGGAGCGTACGGCGGAGTTGACCCGCGCCAATGCCAGCCTGACCGAGCAATATGACGAAAAGGCCCGCGTGGAGGAGGAATTGCGCGTCGCCAAGGAGCGCGCTGAGGCCGCCGTGTCATCCAAGACGCGGTTTCTGGCAGCGGCGAGCCATGATCTGTTGCAACCGATCAACGCGGCCAAGCTGCTGATTTCATCGCTGGAGGAAACCACGCGCGAAACCCGGTTCCGCCCCATCGTGAAGCGGCTGGAGGGGGCGTTTGCCTCGGCGGAATATCTGTTGCACTCGCTCTTGGACATCTCGCGTCTGGAAAGTGCGGACCCGGATGCGGTGACGGCGACGGATGTGAGCCTGAAGCCTTTGATGGAAGGGGTGCGCGCGGATCAAGCCCTTTTGGCGGCACAGAAATTCGTGGCGCTGGATGTGGTGCCCTGTTCGCTGATCGTGCGCTCGGACCCGGTGTATCTTTGGCGCTCGATCCAGAATCTGGTGGTCAATGCGATCCAATATACCGATACGGGCGGTCGCGTGTTGCTGGGGTGCCGTCGAAAGGGCGCGCGCGTGGTGCTGGAGGTCTGGGACACCGGCATCGGCATCGCGGCCAAGGACCAGTCGCGGATTTTTGATGAATTCACCCGCGCGGATAACGTGCCGATTGGGTCAGGGGTCGGCCTTGGGTTGTCGGTGGTGGACCGGGCGTGTCGGTTGTTGGATCATCGTTTGCAGGTGCGTTCAAAACCGGGGCACGGGTCGGTGTTCAGCATCGAGATGGATGTTGTTGATGCCACCACGGCGAGCCCCGCGCCGCAGGGTCCGGTGGAGGATCGTTTTACGGGATCGCTGGAGTATATCATTCTGGTGATCGAAAATGATGTGGATGTTCTTTATGGGGCGACGCAACGGCTCGAGCTTTGGGGGGCCAGTGTTTTGCCCGCCCGCTCCACGCGCGAAGCGATGCAGCATATTGCCGATATGGGGATGGCGCCGGACATCATTCTGGCCGATTACCAATTGGATGGCGGTGAAACGGGTGTTGAGGCCACGCAGGCCGTGCGCACGGCGACGGGGACGCAGGTTCCCGCCATTCTGATCACGGCGGATCGCAGTGAGATGGTGCGCCGTCTGGGTGTGGACAATGACATGTCGATACTGACCAAACCTGCCGATCTGACCCGGCTGCGCCCGTTGATCGATTGGAAAATCCGGGTGGGCGGATGA